In the Colletotrichum lupini chromosome 4, complete sequence genome, GATCAAAAAGGTGGACGATCTGGGAATCGAACCCAGGACCTACCGCATGCTAAGCGGTCATTATACCACTAAACCAATCGCCCATGGCATGATCTAGCCCGGACTTGAACCGGAGACCTTCAGTGTGGCAGAGTGGAGAGACACAAGGCTCTCGTACTGTTAGACTGACGTGATAACCAACTACACCACCAGACCAGTTATTGTTGTAAGCGGGCGCCGGTTTCTTCGTCCTTGTCCGCGCGAGCGCAAGGTGGTGTGGGTTGAGGGTTGCAAAAATTTGCAAACGGCTTTGGCAGGGTGGGTCGGGACGGGAGGTCCCTTGCGGTGGAGGTCGGAGCCGACCGCCGCCGACCGAAGTGGAGTTGAGTTCCGACGAACTGGTCGCTATTTTTAGGAGTGACGGAACGACCAGACGAAGGTAAATGTCGACGCGGAATGAGGATATGTTACCAGGGCGCCTTTCTTCCCTCAATGTTGGAAACACCACTGGCTTCTGGACTTGGGTATTATGGTATCGACTTGACTGAAAAGGACAAGTAACTTTGTTTGATGGAAACGACTGCTGTGAGATTGAACTGCTTCCAAGGTAGCTTAGGATATCATGCGCAGCATTGCCGTTTAATGTTGCAGACGACACCCTAGCATAATCATACTTGTCGCTCTCAGTAACTTCCTCAACTTGGTGACTTTGATCACGAGAACGTCTAGGCCAGCGTTCAGAGTCGGAGTAGTTGGTTCTTCTTGATACACCGCACCAGACTTGCCACGAATGGCTTGCTAGTGGCTCGCCGCCTCAAGCCGTTATCTCACTTCAGCGATCAACTCGACTACGTTTATAGTTTGCGAGACTCGGATAGACTAGTCCTGAAGACTCTGTGCTGCTACAAGTATCAACCGTAGGTGCTCTGCTGGGAAATCGGGAGCAGGGCAGTTAACGGGTGGGCGCGTCCAAACGGCGGACGGGTAACAGGCGATGATGCTAGGGCAAAGTCTCCACTGAGAGAGAGCTGAGATGGTCGTGAGATTTGTACATGGACAGATCATGGCATTTCACAGTAAAAGATCTCGCCCATCGTTGACCAATGGAGATCTGTGTCAGGCTTTAGTCCGAAATGCCAGAAGATGCGATATCTCGTTTGCTGGTGGGCCATGGAGAAAAGTATAGTACGGAGACAACATTAGATAATAGGTAAGGATCCCTATGCTATGTTCTCGCCTCGCGTACCTATTCGATGCCAGTGAAAAAGTCTGATGACTGTGGTGGAAGGAGCGAGGTAGAAGGGGTTGCCCAGGTGACGCGCCGGGTACCCAAAACAATCACCACCAGCACCCTGAGGGATCACGATCCCGTCTCCGCTACGTGTATTCATCCCATCCCTCTGCACTAGGCCATTGCCACAGGCAGGAAgggtatataccccccttcAAGTCCAATTCCGTCACCAGCACAGCAGGCGCCCTCTGGGTCGGgggtcaggtcaaactgTGGCGTGGGTGGTGGAATGGTTCAAGGTCGACGGTCAACTTTAACGCCAACcagcctactcgacgacaggcttAGCGAGTACCCGAGTTCGAATCCCAGCATGTGCGCCAGAGATGTAGCCCCCAAATCGGCACCGGGGGGGTGAACTCTCTTGTCAGTTGGTATTGGGTGTTTTGATTGTTTTTAGCTCCTGTAAACTTTAGATTAGATGTTTATAATGAATGTGACTCGGGGAGTTGATTCCGACATTTGGCATTCTACGTTTCTCCCGCGACTTGTCTAAGGTGGTTACCTGATGGTGACTGGTCTAGCGGCAGGTGCCTTGCAGTATGCCCTTATCCCATGGGGAAACTTTCTTATACACTCATATCCCGGAGCGTCTGCTGAATCATCGCCGAGTCTAGTAAAGTAAGGCCACGCAGCTCGAAGTTGAAGAGAGAACCATGGCCGATGTCTTTCTCGTCACGTCCAACTCTTGTGCCCATGATATGATTTCTTAGCCCAGGAAAAGTATGTTCGAGTCTCCATAACGATGGGAAAAGAGCAGTCACCTAAGAGCGGTCGGGcgagaaaagggggagggggactGCAATCAGAAGGTGACGCTTCTCATCGATGGCCTTTCATCTATGGTATCCAGAATTGTCAGCGACATGTAGTTGTTGCTCGGAAGACTAGGATTAGACCTGGAATTTCAACATGGATGTATCGCAACGGCTATCCTCGCCAAGACGGCCAAGGCCAGAGAAGCCCGCGACCTGAAGGCTACTGTGACGATGTCAGTACAAAGACCAGAGGCGCCAAGTCCGTCCGCATGCGCATCGAATGGAGCCGGGTCGATGGGGAACTTGGCTACGGGCCCGAACATGAAGTTGACGACTCTTGGTGCTTGAAATGTTCATTCGGGACTAGACGAGGTGTGCAGAAGCATCCATGACTCCAAGCACCTATTATCCATCGACGAGATAATGTGAAAACATCTCTTCTGGTGGCCCATTTGTGATAATGGGTATCTCACAGCGATGAATGAGTCACGTACATCAAATTCTCGCGAGCAAACACCAAAGATATCCTCAGATGGAGCGACTTCGAAATATTGGCATGTGAGCACCTTGGAGGACGAGGCAGGGCGAGAACTAGGGGACAAATACACTCGAACTACTTCACATATCTTGGTGGATGCCTTGAATGGCACGTATCTGAAAGTCAAAAGGAGCAGAAAAGCAAAAGGTCGGGTGCCCAGTTCGTGAATTGAACTGGACCCCCTACGAAATCCTCCAACTATTGCGACTTCTCGAGATTTCATACCAAGTTCGTTACTAACGGACCAGGGCGTTATACCGCCCGACCATGGGGATCGATTGGGCTTGGTTGACGAAAGAGCGACCTCGATCTGGATataaggcaaggcaaggcaggCACCAGGGAAGTCATAGGAGATAAAGAAAGAACGATCCTATTAGAGGTGCGGGTTATGAATCGAGGCAGGTACGGTCACCGACGGGAGGCAGGTACGGTCAATGAGCCACCACCTCTCGCTACCTTCCTCATATACCTCAGGTACCTAGCATGAAGGAGATGGGAGGGTATTTGATCGTCCTCTTGTCTCATGCTATCACAAGCGAAAGGGACAGGTGGTCAAGTGGTTAAGGAGGCGCCAGTGGAATCCATTCTTCCTTGACCGCCCTCAACCTTCGCTCAATGCTTTTGGTTCAATTCCCTATGAATGACCTTTTTTTGCTCTCTGTGAGTATTACGCCTCAGGAATAGCTCTCGAGTATCGAAAGTATGCGGCCTGGTGATATTCCAGTGCATGAGACGTCGAGAGCAAGGAAGGATTGGGCTTTGCATTAGCCGTGACGCATCTGAATGCTGACGACAATGTGGCTTCAATGCTTCGATTTATTGGCATACATATTTTCACTCCAAGATGAGAAACTAGCTGAAAGGTGGTTTCGGAGTCCTGGATAGGTAGCCCTGGACGTTTCATGGGCATCATTAGTCGCGTTTCACCGTGATCAGCGATATGAAATTTAGGAGAGTAATTCTCTATTATTGCATTGTGGCAGCATGGTACCCAGATGATTTGTCTTTGTTCTACACCCATATGGTACAGTATCTCAAAACTCCTTCTCTTCCACAAAACTCGAGAGTTTGCCGTCCGTCTTCTTTCTGATATTTTACAAGTGCAAGGTACGGTGATCCCAGTCAATGCTCTTCCACCGTCTGGTACTGATGACTAGTACAACAACCCCAAAACGCATTCATTTACTTCTTCCGTGTCTCACTCCAGAACTTCTGTCTCTCCTGCTCGCCTCTCTGCTCAGCGTACTTCTTAGCAGCCTTCTCCGCCTCGCGCTTGCGGCCGGCCTCGAGGTGGTTTCCGGCACCGCCCTTGGCGTTGTGGACGGTCTGCTTCAAGTTGTCGACGATACCCTTGATGCTGCCGGCGTCAGCCGCAGGGGTTGCGGGGGCAGGAGTCGCGCGCGGGGCCTGGTAGTTCAGACGTGTGGGACCGGAAGCGATTCTGGTCGGGCCGGGAGTGGCGATGGGTGTGAGGTTGAAGAGGGAGCGGAAGGCGGCCTTGGAGAAGAGCCAGTTCTGGGCGACACCGATGAGACCGGTGATGAAGAAGTAGAACTGGACGCCGGCGGGGAGGTACGAGGTGAAGATTACGGAGAGGGGTCCGAGGATGTACATCATCAGCTTTTGCTGGGCCTTGGCTTGAGGCGTGGAGTACTTGGAGCCGAGCTGAAACTCGACATGTTAGCATCTAGATTGAGGCAAGCTGGGTCGCCTGGGTTTCACGTACCTTGACCATGGCAAACATGGCCATCGGACCGGCAATAGGCAGGAGGAAGTAAGGGTCAGAGACGGTCAAATCCGTGATCCACAGGAAACCACCAGTTTCCATGCCAGGGACGGGGATGCTGGCAGCGCCGTTGAGGACACGGAACATGCCGTATCCAAAGGGGATCTGGAGGAGACCCCAGAAGGCGTTGAGGGGGTTCACGCCAGCGCGCTTGTTCAGCATGGACAGGTCGCGACGGGCCTCAGTCATGGCGGCCGAGTTACCGCTCGCCATGGCCTCCTGCATCGCCTTGCGGGTCTCGTCGTAGGCCGGATCCTGGTGGAGCTTCTGCATCCTCGCCGAGGTGTCTTGGGACTTGAGGAGCGGCTTGAACATGATGAGACGGAGAAGGATGGCCGTCGCGGCGATGGAGCCCCACCACGGCATGCCGGAGAGGACGTGGACGTGTTCGATAGCCCATTGCATCACGCTCGAAGGGCCCCAGCCGAAGTCGAGGCCGAGGGTCTTGAGGAAGCCGATTTGTTCGGGGAGATCGAGGAGGGAGGCGGCATCGAGCTCGGGAAGGGAAGAGGTCGAGGGGGCTGCGGCCTCGGGGACGACGGGTGCCACAGGTGCGGCCGGTGCGGAAGGAGGGATAGATGAAGCGGATGCTGAGGCTGCGTCGACGGACCCTGAGGGCGCAGCGGGGGTAGCCGGTGCAGCTGGTGCGACTGGTGACGGTGCTGATGGTGTCGGCTGGGGCTCAGACTTGTCCCAGAGGGAGATTGCTCGTCTCGTTTCGAGGGAGCCGCCGATGGCTACTGTGCCGGCAAGGCCACCTGGTCTGAAGTTGGTCGATCTCAGTGCCGCCCAGGGCGCACTGCCGTTGCGCATCGAGGTTCCAAATTGCCGTCCATCGCCGAGTCGTCTGGGTGCCCGGGAGATCTGGTCACTGCACGTTAGTACTTGATGCGTATGGGATTCCGAAGGCAGAGGGTGGGAGAGGAAGAATGTACACTTTGGCGGGTTATGCTGCTGGCCGCTCTCGTGGAGGGCAGCGAACGAAGAACACCTCTGCTGGGCAGCATGGTGGGCAGTTTCTGAGGGAGGAGGGTTGGGAGGGTGGTGAGAATTGCAGACTGACGCTCCAGTCAGCGTCTTTCTGTCTTCAGCGCGAGTTGCTGGAAATTTTTGGGGACCTCGCCATTGGAACCGCAGACGCGCCGGGGAAATGTCGGGTGGGACGGGAAGCGGGTCCAAGCTCCGGCTCCGTTCCGCGGCCAGGGGAGAGTCACTCAGGTTGAGTCTAGGGGACGAGACTCAGGAAGGTCAGCATTGGATAACAATGACACCGGAAGGCTCGATTGTAGCCGTGCACTTATGTGGAAATTTGCAAAGCTGAGGTTGTTGGCTAACCATCAATGAATAAGAGAACATGCTGTATTTTGGTTTCTTTTGATCCTTACATATGTACGACCCTCGAGTCTTGAACTCGTCATGTAACCTGGTCCACACCAACACCATTTGTCCAAGGGCCGTACTTTGTAAATGCCTCTACTCTCCCCGTACGCCGATGTATGTAGCCTTGCCTAGGTAAGTAGTATATCTGGCTGGACATTGTTTGTAATGATTCCGACACCGCTTGCAGCAGCTTTCTGTCACTGAGGGATGCCGTCGTTTCTTGTTGTCTTCCTTAGAGCAGCTTGCGACCTCACACGCGGTCGGAAATATCCCGTCTTCATAGGTGCACTCGTGCTTTCATTCCCACCCGCCTAGTCACTCCAAGCTCGTCAAATCGTCGAGACCGGTAGAGGGCCTCCGGTGCTTGTCGCGAATCTCAAGGCCGGGGCCAATAGCGTGCGCCGTTCTCCGGGACAAGGGGAACACCTGTAATATGTGTGTTAGATACTATTGCAACATGTGTCGCCATCTTCGGCTGAAATCTCGCAGTATGCGCATGCTCTGGGGATGCATGTATGCGAGCGTCTAACAACTCCGTTTCGTACCTTGGTGCCGCCCCAACCTAGCCTGAAGGCAGCCTCGTGTGCAAATAGCTCTCCGAATCCCAGCATCATGCCATTGATAAAGGGAAGGAACAGGTTGATAGCGGCCCCGCGAACCAGGCCCCAGAACGTGGGCGGCTTGTAGAGGATGATGGGCGAGTTGGACGAGGGAGGTGATTCGGTGAGATCCTCGCCTTGGGAGTACTGCTCGCTGTCGGACCGGATCGTCACGCCGGACTCGGCAAGGGGGTGGAGGGAGTCGTCGGAAGCCATAGTCGACGCTGACTTGGGGGTTCGGAAGGTAGTGATCGTGGGGATGATTGGAAACTTGGTCGACGAGCAGGTTTACCGAGATTCGGCGCAGGGCAGTTCGATGATGGGACGGGGAGCTACGGCTACGGCATCACCTCGGAAAATCACACCGCAGCTGCCACCTCCCCCAACGTGTTGCTGCAGTCTGTGGGGTCTGTGCGTAAGTATTCGACTTTCCCCGTCGAAGCTTCAGCCACAATCTAGAGAGATTAGATAAGTCGCAAATGTGGCGGTGTACCTCTGGTGGGGTTGGGGCAGTCAGTATGGGCGGTGGCTCCTCCCTCACGTCACAGGGAATGTGCTAGACGGCCAGGTAATACCTTTCGTTACGGATGCAGCTCCAATGCCCGTGGAAGCAGTTACGACCACTAAGCTGCCTGCTATTCGTCTCCCACTTCGCCTTTCAATCACTGCACAGCGCAACCTTCAAAGAAAACTGAGCTTCAAAAAGACCACGGATTCACTGTTGATATCTCTACCTACCTTATTAAACGACCGCGCCGTTATACACTAGGTTAAGAGACCACTCCAATTCTCTTTTCATCTTCCGTCCATTTCATCCTTCCCCATCAACACCTCACCCTCCCCCGCCATACCACATCCAGTACCGCCAACATGTCTGGGAGCTCCAACAGCGCTTCGCGCAACAATATACTTCGCGACTTCAAGAGCCTGACAGGCATGCCCGAAGCTAGGGTAAGGTGTTTGGAAAGAGCGTGGTGAATTACCTGACTAACTTTGCGTTAAGTGCACAGAGTACCTCGAATCCGCAAACTGGGACATCGGCCTTGCCGCCCAAGCCTACTACGCCGACCACGACTCCGGTGAGGAAGAAATCGAACCCGTTGCGCAGGCTCAAGCTTCTGCTCCTGCTCCCGCCGAATACACCGGTCCCCGAACTCTCGATGGACGACCCGCGCCCGAGTCGGTCGGCAGAGCGAGCACCGTAAAGAAGGCAGCGCCTAAGAAGAAGGGTCTCGCAACGCTTAGCTCTATTGGAGGAGGCCACGCacacgacgacgatgacgatgaaGATGACGAGGATGACGATGACAGAGGCCGCGGCGACCTCTTTGCTGGCGGTGAAAAGTCTGGACTGGCTGTGCAGGACCCGTCTCAACAAGAGGGCGGTGGTGCTAAGAAGATCATCAGCGACATCCTCGCCAAGGCCAAGGCGTAAGTTCACAATGCAAGAAAATGCTACGAGGACGACACGACTGACGCAGATCAGGAACGCATCCCGGCCAGAGACTGCATCGCCCGCGGGCCCTTCGCGCTCCGGTGCTTTCCGCGGAAGCGGCACCACGTTGGGTGGCGAGGGCTCCGAGAGCCGCAGTATTCCTGACCCTGATGCTCAGGAGGGTGCGGGTGGCTCAGCGGGTGCGACCGGCGAGCCTCAGGAGCGTACACTGCACCTGTGGCAGGATGGCTTTAGCATTGACGATGGCGAACTTCACCGATTCGACGACCCCGAGAATGCGATGGATCTCAACATGATTCGGGCTGGTAGAGCCCCTCTGCACTTGATGAATGTTCGCTACGATCAGCCGGTCGACGTGAAGCTTCATCAACACCGGGAGAACTACCACCCGTTGCCCAAGACATACAAGCCGTTCGGCGGAGAGGGACGCCGGCTCGGTAGCCCCGTTCCCGGTGAGGGCAGCTCTTCGTCCACCACAGCCGCCCCTGCTGCTTCGGCCTCGGCCAGTGCCAGCTCGACTGGCCCTCAGCAGGCTGTCGATGAGTCTCAGCCTACCCTGACCCTCCGTATCCAGTTGCCCAATGGCACCAGACTGCCTGCTCGCTTCAACACTACCAACACCATCAATGACGTCTACGAATTTGTGCAGCGCGCTTCTGCGGATACCCGCAGCAGGTCCTGGGTATTGGCCACGACTTTCCCCAACAAGGACCACACCGATCGCAGCTTGGTGTTGGGCGAGATGTCTGAGTTCAAGAAGGGCGGCACCGCGGTCGTCAAGTGGGCTTAATGCACGAGGCAGACGGAAAAGAAAATGGCGGGAACCGGGCGGCGTTTGGTACTTTGGGGCCCTGACCCGCATTATAGCCGGGTGGCTTTGGGTCTGGGCATTTGAGGCCGTTTGCCTCTGCGTGGAATGTAGACTTTGCTTGAGAAATAGACACGCCCACATGAAACAGTAACATCAGGTCGGCAAGTCCTTTATTGCTTGCTGCCAAAGTACCTTTGTGCTAAGCGTACATGTACTTCTTTGTTGTACAGTTTTGAGGTCCTTCAACGCCCCTTCAAATGGTATCATTAATCATCCCTTGCCATACGCCGCTGCGGCAAACTGTTTGTTGCCGATACGTACAAACCAACTAGAAACAGATCCGCGAGGTTCGCATT is a window encoding:
- a CDS encoding YidC/Oxa1 family membrane protein insertase; the protein is MASDDSLHPLAESGVTIRSDSEQYSQGEDLTESPPSSNSPIILYKPPTFWGLVRGAAINLFLPFINGMMLGFGELFAHEAAFRLGWGGTKVFPLSRRTAHAIGPGLEIRDKHRRPSTGLDDLTSLELNLSDSPLAAERSRSLDPLPVPPDISPARLRFQWRGPQKFPATRAEDRKTLTGASVCNSHHPPNPPPSETAHHAAQQRCSSFAALHESGQQHNPPKCTFFLSHPLPSESHTHQVLTCSDQISRAPRRLGDGRQFGTSMRNGSAPWAALRSTNFRPGGLAGTVAIGGSLETRRAISLWDKSEPQPTPSAPSPVAPAAPATPAAPSGSVDAASASASSIPPSAPAAPVAPVVPEAAAPSTSSLPELDAASLLDLPEQIGFLKTLGLDFGWGPSSVMQWAIEHVHVLSGMPWWGSIAATAILLRLIMFKPLLKSQDTSARMQKLHQDPAYDETRKAMQEAMASGNSAAMTEARRDLSMLNKRAGVNPLNAFWGLLQIPFGYGMFRVLNGAASIPVPGMETGGFLWITDLTVSDPYFLLPIAGPMAMFAMVKLGSKYSTPQAKAQQKLMMYILGPLSVIFTSYLPAGVQFYFFITGLIGVAQNWLFSKAAFRSLFNLTPIATPGPTRIASGPTRLNYQAPRATPAPATPAADAGSIKGIVDNLKQTVHNAKGGAGNHLEAGRKREAEKAAKKYAEQRGEQERQKFWSETRKK
- a CDS encoding SEP domain-containing protein produces the protein MSGSSNSASRNNILRDFKSLTGMPEARCTEYLESANWDIGLAAQAYYADHDSGEEEIEPVAQAQASAPAPAEYTGPRTLDGRPAPESVGRASTVKKAAPKKKGLATLSSIGGGHAHDDDDDEDDEDDDDRGRGDLFAGGEKSGLAVQDPSQQEGGGAKKIISDILAKAKANASRPETASPAGPSRSGAFRGSGTTLGGEGSESRSIPDPDAQEGAGGSAGATGEPQERTLHLWQDGFSIDDGELHRFDDPENAMDLNMIRAGRAPLHLMNVRYDQPVDVKLHQHRENYHPLPKTYKPFGGEGRRLGSPVPGEGSSSSTTAAPAASASASASSTGPQQAVDESQPTLTLRIQLPNGTRLPARFNTTNTINDVYEFVQRASADTRSRSWVLATTFPNKDHTDRSLVLGEMSEFKKGGTAVVKWA